The following proteins are encoded in a genomic region of Drosophila bipectinata strain 14024-0381.07 chromosome XL, DbipHiC1v2, whole genome shotgun sequence:
- the Rab21 gene encoding ras-related protein Rab-21 gives MSTRSRTRSGPTLNFKAVLLGEGCVGKTSLVLRYMEDRFNSQHLSTLQASFVTRKVNLDDGRKAQLNIWDTAGQERFHALGPIYYRGSDGALLVYDITDQDSFQKVKSWVRELRQMRGTDIALIIVGNKTDLEEQRAVMHQEATQYARTVGAQYVETSAKENEGVAELFELLTQLMLEQLSQREPDSSPLRLQSLDTDALSISEEAESEGQGDPNTNGNHRSCCGI, from the exons ATGAGCACAAGGAGCAGGACAAGGAGCGGTCCGACGCTCAATTTCAAGGCAGTGCTGCTGGGCGAAG GATGTGTTGGCAAGACATCGCTGGTGCTGCGCTACATGGAGGATCGCTTCAATTCGCAGCATCTTAGCACCTTGCAGGCGTCCTTTGTGACCCGGAAAGTCAACTTGGATGATGGTCGGAAGGCGCAACTGAATATCTGGGATACGGCCGGACAGGAGCGATTCCATGCCCTGGGCCCCATCTATTATCGTGGCTCGGATGGCGCCCTACTCGTGTACGACATCACCGATCAGGACTCGTTCCAAAAGGTGAAATCCTGGGTGCGGGAACTGCGTCAAATGCGCGGCACAGACATCGCTCTGATCATCGTGGGCAACAAGACTGACCTGGAGGAGCAGCGTGCGGTGATGCACCAGGAGGCGACGCAGTATGCCCGGACCGTAGGCGCCCAATATGTGGAGACCTCGGCCAAGGAGAACGAGGGTGTGGCCGAGCTATTCGAATTACTGACCCAACTGATGCTCGAGCAGCTCAGTCAGCGCGAACCGGACTCAAGTCCGTTGCGACTACAGAGTCTCGATACCGATGCCTTAAGCATTTCAGAAGAAGCAGAGTCGGAGGGTCAGGGTGATCCGAATACCAACGGCAACCACCGCTCCTGCTGCGGCATATGA
- the zyd gene encoding sodium/potassium/calcium exchanger 3 isoform X2: protein MKYINCTQPAIDDFPRDLFSEAQRQSGAVVLHVIASLYLFVALAVVCDEYFVPAVEKICAALNMSNDVAGATFMAAATSAPELFVNVIGTFITEGDIGVGTIVGSAVFNILAVAACCGIGAGMTIPLDWWPLTRDSIAYGVTVAILICVMHDERVEWYEALILVSLYAVYLAVMYFDKSFQKCAKGGVKQARSRSRSSNCSIHTKNSNEKEPELVENRICQNMASIQLNGGLNNDQAKSTGGTTGTTTTTSITTTTTLSTITTTTHSVVSGSGSGPSAAGTGSGIIAPMDTLAEVEAQPATATTGNAGEDREEEGYSLLTYPKDKSCFAQFTWLIIWPIHLLFRIAIPDCKKAKNNKIFPLTFIMCIVWIGSLSYVVAWMITIIGDTLKIPDSVMGITFLAAGTSVPEAVSSVIVAKRGHGSMGICNSIGSNTFDILLCLGVPWLIKAVFFPIQPGQNYVAINSAGLEYSAITLLSTLFLLYLTFSTNKFKLDKKVGTACLVMYLVFMVFASLIELNVFFRVNLPTCGRS, encoded by the exons aTGAAAT ATATAAATTGCACTCAGCCCGCCATCGATGACTTCCCCAGAGACCTGTTCTCGGAGGCGCAAAGACAGTCCGGTGCTGTTGTACTTCATGTTATAGCCAGTTTATATTTATTCGTAGCCTTAGCCGTAGTGTGTGATGAGTACTTTGTGCCAGCAGTTGAGAAAATATGTGCAG CACTCAACATGTCCAACGATGTGGCGGGGGCCACGTTCATGGCAGCGGCCACCTCCGCTCCGGAACTCTTCGTCAACGTGATAGGCACCTTCATCACGGAGGGCGACATCGGAGTGGGCACGATTGTGGGATCGGCCGTCTTTAATATCCTGGCGGTGGCCGCCTGTTGCGGCATCGGAGCTGGAATG ACTATACCTTTGGATTGGTGGCCTTTGACCCGAGATAGTATTGCCTATGGAGTCACAGTGGCCATTCTGATTTGTGTGATGCACGACGAGCGGGTCGAGTGGTATGAGGCCTTGATTTTGGTTTCACTGTACGCCGTCTATTTGGCGGTCATGTATTTCGACAAGTCTTTCCAAAAATGCGCCAAAG GTGGCGTTAAACAGGCGCGTTCGCGCAGCCGGTCCTCCAACTGCAGCATTCACACAAAGAACAGCAATGAAAAGGAACCAG AACTTGTGGAAAATCGCATTTGCCAGAACATGGCGAGCATCCAATTGAACGGAGGACTCAACAATGACCAGGCCAAGTCCACTGGCGGCACTActggcaccaccaccaccacttcgataacaaccaccaccaccttgTCCAcaatcaccaccaccacacacAGTGTCGTAAGTGGATCGGGTAGTGGACCAAGTGCTGCGGGTACAGGATCTGGAATTATAGCTCCTATGGATACTCTGGCCGAGGTGGAGGCCCAACCGGCGACAGCGACGACAGGAAATGCTGGCGAGGATCGGGAGGAGGAGGGATACTCCCTGCTCACCTATCCCAAGGACAAGAGCTGTTTTGCCCAGTTCACCTGGCTGATAATCTGGCCCATACACCTGCTCTTCCGCATCGCCATACCCGATTGCAAGAAGGCCAAAAACAATAAGATCTTCCCTCTGACCTTTATCATGTGCATCGTCTGGATCGGATCCCTGTCCTATGTGGTGGCGTGGATGATAACGATTATTG gtgaTACACTTAAGATACCCGACTCTGTAATGGGTATTACGTTCCTGGCAGCTGGAACCAGTGTACCCGAGGCGGTTTCCAGTGTGATTGTGGCGAAACGCG GTCACGGATCAATGGGAATCTGTAATTCGATCGGATCGAATAcatttgatattttattgtgCTTGGGAGTGCCGTGGCTGATCAAGGCCGTCTTCTTCCCAATACAGCCTGGTCAGAACTATGTGGCCATTAATTCGGCCGGACTGGAGTACTCGGCCATAACCCTGCTGTCCACACTGTTTCTGCTCTACCTTACCTTCTCCACGAACAAATTTAAGCTGGACAAGAAGGTGGGCACCGCCTGCCTGGTCATGTATCTGGTGTTCATGGTCTTCGCCTCCCTCATCGAACTCAACGTGTTCTTCCGGGTTAATCTGCCCACCTGTGGCAGGTCATGA
- the zyd gene encoding sodium/potassium/calcium exchanger 3 isoform X3, which produces MEDYWGLSSTTDINCTQPAIDDFPRDLFSEAQRQSGAVVLHVIASLYLFVALAVVCDEYFVPAVEKICAALNMSNDVAGATFMAAATSAPELFVNVIGTFITEGDIGVGTIVGSAVFNILAVAACCGIGAGMTIPLDWWPLTRDSIAYGVTVAILICVMHDERVEWYEALILVSLYAVYLAVMYFDKSFQKCAKELVENRICQNMASIQLNGGLNNDQAKSTGGTTGTTTTTSITTTTTLSTITTTTHSVVSGSGSGPSAAGTGSGIIAPMDTLAEVEAQPATATTGNAGEDREEEGYSLLTYPKDKSCFAQFTWLIIWPIHLLFRIAIPDCKKAKNNKIFPLTFIMCIVWIGSLSYVVAWMITIIGDTLKIPDSVMGITFLAAGTSVPEAVSSVIVAKRGHGSMGICNSIGSNTFDILLCLGVPWLIKAVFFPIQPGQNYVAINSAGLEYSAITLLSTLFLLYLTFSTNKFKLDKKVGTACLVMYLVFMVFASLIELNVFFRVNLPTCGRS; this is translated from the exons ATGGAAGACTATTGGGGTCTTAGCAGCACTACGG ATATAAATTGCACTCAGCCCGCCATCGATGACTTCCCCAGAGACCTGTTCTCGGAGGCGCAAAGACAGTCCGGTGCTGTTGTACTTCATGTTATAGCCAGTTTATATTTATTCGTAGCCTTAGCCGTAGTGTGTGATGAGTACTTTGTGCCAGCAGTTGAGAAAATATGTGCAG CACTCAACATGTCCAACGATGTGGCGGGGGCCACGTTCATGGCAGCGGCCACCTCCGCTCCGGAACTCTTCGTCAACGTGATAGGCACCTTCATCACGGAGGGCGACATCGGAGTGGGCACGATTGTGGGATCGGCCGTCTTTAATATCCTGGCGGTGGCCGCCTGTTGCGGCATCGGAGCTGGAATG ACTATACCTTTGGATTGGTGGCCTTTGACCCGAGATAGTATTGCCTATGGAGTCACAGTGGCCATTCTGATTTGTGTGATGCACGACGAGCGGGTCGAGTGGTATGAGGCCTTGATTTTGGTTTCACTGTACGCCGTCTATTTGGCGGTCATGTATTTCGACAAGTCTTTCCAAAAATGCGCCAAAG AACTTGTGGAAAATCGCATTTGCCAGAACATGGCGAGCATCCAATTGAACGGAGGACTCAACAATGACCAGGCCAAGTCCACTGGCGGCACTActggcaccaccaccaccacttcgataacaaccaccaccaccttgTCCAcaatcaccaccaccacacacAGTGTCGTAAGTGGATCGGGTAGTGGACCAAGTGCTGCGGGTACAGGATCTGGAATTATAGCTCCTATGGATACTCTGGCCGAGGTGGAGGCCCAACCGGCGACAGCGACGACAGGAAATGCTGGCGAGGATCGGGAGGAGGAGGGATACTCCCTGCTCACCTATCCCAAGGACAAGAGCTGTTTTGCCCAGTTCACCTGGCTGATAATCTGGCCCATACACCTGCTCTTCCGCATCGCCATACCCGATTGCAAGAAGGCCAAAAACAATAAGATCTTCCCTCTGACCTTTATCATGTGCATCGTCTGGATCGGATCCCTGTCCTATGTGGTGGCGTGGATGATAACGATTATTG gtgaTACACTTAAGATACCCGACTCTGTAATGGGTATTACGTTCCTGGCAGCTGGAACCAGTGTACCCGAGGCGGTTTCCAGTGTGATTGTGGCGAAACGCG GTCACGGATCAATGGGAATCTGTAATTCGATCGGATCGAATAcatttgatattttattgtgCTTGGGAGTGCCGTGGCTGATCAAGGCCGTCTTCTTCCCAATACAGCCTGGTCAGAACTATGTGGCCATTAATTCGGCCGGACTGGAGTACTCGGCCATAACCCTGCTGTCCACACTGTTTCTGCTCTACCTTACCTTCTCCACGAACAAATTTAAGCTGGACAAGAAGGTGGGCACCGCCTGCCTGGTCATGTATCTGGTGTTCATGGTCTTCGCCTCCCTCATCGAACTCAACGTGTTCTTCCGGGTTAATCTGCCCACCTGTGGCAGGTCATGA
- the zyd gene encoding sodium/potassium/calcium exchanger 3 isoform X4 produces MKYINCTQPAIDDFPRDLFSEAQRQSGAVVLHVIASLYLFVALAVVCDEYFVPAVEKICAALNMSNDVAGATFMAAATSAPELFVNVIGTFITEGDIGVGTIVGSAVFNILAVAACCGIGAGMTIPLDWWPLTRDSIAYGVTVAILICVMHDERVEWYEALILVSLYAVYLAVMYFDKSFQKCAKELVENRICQNMASIQLNGGLNNDQAKSTGGTTGTTTTTSITTTTTLSTITTTTHSVVSGSGSGPSAAGTGSGIIAPMDTLAEVEAQPATATTGNAGEDREEEGYSLLTYPKDKSCFAQFTWLIIWPIHLLFRIAIPDCKKAKNNKIFPLTFIMCIVWIGSLSYVVAWMITIIGDTLKIPDSVMGITFLAAGTSVPEAVSSVIVAKRGHGSMGICNSIGSNTFDILLCLGVPWLIKAVFFPIQPGQNYVAINSAGLEYSAITLLSTLFLLYLTFSTNKFKLDKKVGTACLVMYLVFMVFASLIELNVFFRVNLPTCGRS; encoded by the exons aTGAAAT ATATAAATTGCACTCAGCCCGCCATCGATGACTTCCCCAGAGACCTGTTCTCGGAGGCGCAAAGACAGTCCGGTGCTGTTGTACTTCATGTTATAGCCAGTTTATATTTATTCGTAGCCTTAGCCGTAGTGTGTGATGAGTACTTTGTGCCAGCAGTTGAGAAAATATGTGCAG CACTCAACATGTCCAACGATGTGGCGGGGGCCACGTTCATGGCAGCGGCCACCTCCGCTCCGGAACTCTTCGTCAACGTGATAGGCACCTTCATCACGGAGGGCGACATCGGAGTGGGCACGATTGTGGGATCGGCCGTCTTTAATATCCTGGCGGTGGCCGCCTGTTGCGGCATCGGAGCTGGAATG ACTATACCTTTGGATTGGTGGCCTTTGACCCGAGATAGTATTGCCTATGGAGTCACAGTGGCCATTCTGATTTGTGTGATGCACGACGAGCGGGTCGAGTGGTATGAGGCCTTGATTTTGGTTTCACTGTACGCCGTCTATTTGGCGGTCATGTATTTCGACAAGTCTTTCCAAAAATGCGCCAAAG AACTTGTGGAAAATCGCATTTGCCAGAACATGGCGAGCATCCAATTGAACGGAGGACTCAACAATGACCAGGCCAAGTCCACTGGCGGCACTActggcaccaccaccaccacttcgataacaaccaccaccaccttgTCCAcaatcaccaccaccacacacAGTGTCGTAAGTGGATCGGGTAGTGGACCAAGTGCTGCGGGTACAGGATCTGGAATTATAGCTCCTATGGATACTCTGGCCGAGGTGGAGGCCCAACCGGCGACAGCGACGACAGGAAATGCTGGCGAGGATCGGGAGGAGGAGGGATACTCCCTGCTCACCTATCCCAAGGACAAGAGCTGTTTTGCCCAGTTCACCTGGCTGATAATCTGGCCCATACACCTGCTCTTCCGCATCGCCATACCCGATTGCAAGAAGGCCAAAAACAATAAGATCTTCCCTCTGACCTTTATCATGTGCATCGTCTGGATCGGATCCCTGTCCTATGTGGTGGCGTGGATGATAACGATTATTG gtgaTACACTTAAGATACCCGACTCTGTAATGGGTATTACGTTCCTGGCAGCTGGAACCAGTGTACCCGAGGCGGTTTCCAGTGTGATTGTGGCGAAACGCG GTCACGGATCAATGGGAATCTGTAATTCGATCGGATCGAATAcatttgatattttattgtgCTTGGGAGTGCCGTGGCTGATCAAGGCCGTCTTCTTCCCAATACAGCCTGGTCAGAACTATGTGGCCATTAATTCGGCCGGACTGGAGTACTCGGCCATAACCCTGCTGTCCACACTGTTTCTGCTCTACCTTACCTTCTCCACGAACAAATTTAAGCTGGACAAGAAGGTGGGCACCGCCTGCCTGGTCATGTATCTGGTGTTCATGGTCTTCGCCTCCCTCATCGAACTCAACGTGTTCTTCCGGGTTAATCTGCCCACCTGTGGCAGGTCATGA
- the FucTC gene encoding alpha-(1,3)-fucosyltransferase C, translated as MSMAVRSNRLLSGSRIPLLLLLVLLAGTLLIVHRVSRSPILNQYTILRDHLEQHPSTGSNSRTILIWNEFFGDPRWKLSWDTLGPQELHDELRCPVYTCELSNKHDYLPSVDMYDAIVFHAAEMYPILKSIPSQRSPHQAYVFALMEPPGETKHRLDDEVGFYNLTMTYRLDSDIVWPYGQLVDTETDLVVAPSSNPHWRKPPTGYNKSEIWNLWPGKTKTAAWFVSHCQTLSKREVLAEKLKEFFTVDIYGKCGTLSCARGDPYCDEMLDTDYLFYLAFENSICDDYVTEKLYSALRRNIIPVVFGGADYSRILPPHSYIDANQFETVADLALHMNYVGGDPAEYVSYFWWREHYSLASKSPFCDLCARLHDPAFKYKSQVYGDIQSWWFNSCRLKSGIQL; from the exons ATGTCGATGGCTGTTCGATCGAATCGGTTGCTCAGCGGTTCCCGGATACCGCTGCTCTTGCTCCTGGTCCTTCTAGCCGGCACACTTCTCATCGTCCACCGTGTCTCCCGCTCACCGATCCTCAATCAGTACACGATCCTGCGCGACCATCTGGAGCAACATCCATCCACCGGCTCCAATTCACGCACCATTCTCATTTGGAATGAATTCTTCGGGGATCCACGCTGGAAACTATCCTGGGACACTCTGGGTCCGCAGGAGCTGCACGATGAACTCCGGTGTCCAGTCTACACCTGTGAGTTGAGCAACAAACACGACTATCTGCCCAGTGTGGACATGTACGATGCCATTGTCTTCCATGCCGCCGAAATGTATCCCATTCTTAAATCCATTCCTTCGCAACGGAGTCCCCACCAAGCCTATGTCTTTGCTTTGATGGAACCACCCGGCGAGACGAAGCATCGGCTGGACGATGAGGTTGGTTTCTACAACCTAACGATGACCTATCGCCTGGATTCGGACATTGTGTGGCCCTACGGTCAGTTGGTGGACACGGAAACGGATCTGGTGGTGGCTCCCAGTTCGAATCCTCACTGGAGGAAACCCCCAACTGGCTATAATAAATCGGAAATTTGGAATCTCTGGCCTGGAAAGACGAAGACGGCTGCCTGGTTTGTTTCCCATTGCCAGACACTGTCCAAGAGGGAGGTCCTGGCGGAGAAACTGAAGGAATTCTTTACGGTAGATATTTATGGAAAATGTGGAACCCTCAG TTGCGCTCGCGGAGATCCTTATTGTGATGAGATGCTGGACACGGACTACCTCTTCTATTTGGCCTTTGAGAACTCCATTTGCGATGACTACGTTACGGAGAAGTTGTACTCTGCTCTACGGCGTAACATTATACCCGTGGTGTTTGGTGGAGCGGATTACTCCAGAATACTGCCACCACACTCGTATATCGATGCCAATCAGTTCGAGACTGTGGCCGACTTGGCCCTCCATATGAACTATGTGGGCGGGGATCCGGCCGAGTATGTTAGCTACTTTTGGTGGCGGGAACACTATAGTTTGGCCAGCAAATCACCATTCTGTGACCTCTGCGCCCGCCTGCATGACCCCGCCTTTAAGTACAAGTCACAGGTGTACGGTGACATACAGTCCTGGTGGTTCAACAGTTGTCGACTGAAGAGTGGCATTCAATTGTGA
- the zyd gene encoding sodium/potassium/calcium exchanger 3 isoform X1 has translation MEDYWGLSSTTDINCTQPAIDDFPRDLFSEAQRQSGAVVLHVIASLYLFVALAVVCDEYFVPAVEKICAALNMSNDVAGATFMAAATSAPELFVNVIGTFITEGDIGVGTIVGSAVFNILAVAACCGIGAGMTIPLDWWPLTRDSIAYGVTVAILICVMHDERVEWYEALILVSLYAVYLAVMYFDKSFQKCAKGGVKQARSRSRSSNCSIHTKNSNEKEPELVENRICQNMASIQLNGGLNNDQAKSTGGTTGTTTTTSITTTTTLSTITTTTHSVVSGSGSGPSAAGTGSGIIAPMDTLAEVEAQPATATTGNAGEDREEEGYSLLTYPKDKSCFAQFTWLIIWPIHLLFRIAIPDCKKAKNNKIFPLTFIMCIVWIGSLSYVVAWMITIIGDTLKIPDSVMGITFLAAGTSVPEAVSSVIVAKRGHGSMGICNSIGSNTFDILLCLGVPWLIKAVFFPIQPGQNYVAINSAGLEYSAITLLSTLFLLYLTFSTNKFKLDKKVGTACLVMYLVFMVFASLIELNVFFRVNLPTCGRS, from the exons ATGGAAGACTATTGGGGTCTTAGCAGCACTACGG ATATAAATTGCACTCAGCCCGCCATCGATGACTTCCCCAGAGACCTGTTCTCGGAGGCGCAAAGACAGTCCGGTGCTGTTGTACTTCATGTTATAGCCAGTTTATATTTATTCGTAGCCTTAGCCGTAGTGTGTGATGAGTACTTTGTGCCAGCAGTTGAGAAAATATGTGCAG CACTCAACATGTCCAACGATGTGGCGGGGGCCACGTTCATGGCAGCGGCCACCTCCGCTCCGGAACTCTTCGTCAACGTGATAGGCACCTTCATCACGGAGGGCGACATCGGAGTGGGCACGATTGTGGGATCGGCCGTCTTTAATATCCTGGCGGTGGCCGCCTGTTGCGGCATCGGAGCTGGAATG ACTATACCTTTGGATTGGTGGCCTTTGACCCGAGATAGTATTGCCTATGGAGTCACAGTGGCCATTCTGATTTGTGTGATGCACGACGAGCGGGTCGAGTGGTATGAGGCCTTGATTTTGGTTTCACTGTACGCCGTCTATTTGGCGGTCATGTATTTCGACAAGTCTTTCCAAAAATGCGCCAAAG GTGGCGTTAAACAGGCGCGTTCGCGCAGCCGGTCCTCCAACTGCAGCATTCACACAAAGAACAGCAATGAAAAGGAACCAG AACTTGTGGAAAATCGCATTTGCCAGAACATGGCGAGCATCCAATTGAACGGAGGACTCAACAATGACCAGGCCAAGTCCACTGGCGGCACTActggcaccaccaccaccacttcgataacaaccaccaccaccttgTCCAcaatcaccaccaccacacacAGTGTCGTAAGTGGATCGGGTAGTGGACCAAGTGCTGCGGGTACAGGATCTGGAATTATAGCTCCTATGGATACTCTGGCCGAGGTGGAGGCCCAACCGGCGACAGCGACGACAGGAAATGCTGGCGAGGATCGGGAGGAGGAGGGATACTCCCTGCTCACCTATCCCAAGGACAAGAGCTGTTTTGCCCAGTTCACCTGGCTGATAATCTGGCCCATACACCTGCTCTTCCGCATCGCCATACCCGATTGCAAGAAGGCCAAAAACAATAAGATCTTCCCTCTGACCTTTATCATGTGCATCGTCTGGATCGGATCCCTGTCCTATGTGGTGGCGTGGATGATAACGATTATTG gtgaTACACTTAAGATACCCGACTCTGTAATGGGTATTACGTTCCTGGCAGCTGGAACCAGTGTACCCGAGGCGGTTTCCAGTGTGATTGTGGCGAAACGCG GTCACGGATCAATGGGAATCTGTAATTCGATCGGATCGAATAcatttgatattttattgtgCTTGGGAGTGCCGTGGCTGATCAAGGCCGTCTTCTTCCCAATACAGCCTGGTCAGAACTATGTGGCCATTAATTCGGCCGGACTGGAGTACTCGGCCATAACCCTGCTGTCCACACTGTTTCTGCTCTACCTTACCTTCTCCACGAACAAATTTAAGCTGGACAAGAAGGTGGGCACCGCCTGCCTGGTCATGTATCTGGTGTTCATGGTCTTCGCCTCCCTCATCGAACTCAACGTGTTCTTCCGGGTTAATCTGCCCACCTGTGGCAGGTCATGA
- the Coa7 gene encoding cytochrome c oxidase assembly factor 7 homolog, whose protein sequence is MAYDLKKESEVKEYIEKLGVEYRFGCYSEKKPEACHLLGDYLEGIKKDFEKASKVYKSTCDDYGYAKSCYKFGNYSFLGKGKSGSKGDPKVAYQYYEKGCKLNDSDACLHSGLLLVSRSMPKEIDRDVAKGLEFLTKSCDMNNATACFYLSGMHISGVQKKPESTSSAGAATSDVPGSSGLPVGGKSQLNDSDYIVLKDMKKAFQFSRKACELRNMYACANLSQMYARGDGIEKNEKEAEKYKKLALEMQDEVKKQQETLGFQQGVGMPN, encoded by the exons ATGGCCTACGACCTCAAAAAGGAGTCCGAGGTGAAGGAGTATATCGAAAAGCTGGGCGTGGAATACCGGTTCGGCTGTTATTCGGAGAAAAAGCCGGAAG CCTGCCACCTGCTGGGCGACTATCTGGAGGGTATCAAGAAGGACTTTGAGAAGGCATCGAAGGTATACAAGTCGACGTGCGATGACTACGGTTACGCAAAATCATGCTACAAGTTCGGCAACTACAGTTTCCTTGGCAAGGGAAAAAGTGGCAGCAAGGGTGATCCCAAGGTGGCGTATCAGTACTACGAGAAGGGTTGCAAACTAAACGATTCGGATGCCTGCCTCCACTCGGGCCTGTTGCTCGTTTCCCGATCCATGCCCAAGGAGATCGACAGAGATGTTGCCAAG GGCCTGGAATTTCTTACCAAGAGCTGTGACATGAACAACGCCACCGCCTGTTTCTATCTATCCGGCATGCACATTTCGGGAGTACAAAAGAAACCGGAAAGTACCTCGTCAGCTGGTGCGGCCACAAGTGATGTCCCCGGCAGCAGTGGATTGCCGGTCGGTGGCAAAAGCCAACTCAATGACTCCGATTATATTGTGCTTAAGGACATGAAGAAGGCGTTCCAGTTTTCGCGAAAGGCCTGCGAACTACGCAACATGTATGCCTGCGCCAATCTTAGCCAGATGTATGCCCGAGGCGATGGCATCGAGAAGAACGAAAAGGAGGCGGAGAAGTACAAGAAACTGGCCCTCGAGATGCAGGACGAGGTTAAGAAGCAACAGGAGACGCTCGGTTTCCAGCAGGGCGTGGGCATGCCAAACTGA